From Salvelinus sp. IW2-2015 unplaced genomic scaffold, ASM291031v2 Un_scaffold1820, whole genome shotgun sequence, the proteins below share one genomic window:
- the LOC139024726 gene encoding calcipressin-3-like — protein sequence MLREGAKAWSNVSEAYSSDPEEEEEEDMVCEENEDGEEEMMDLSELPTALFACSVHEAVFEEDRHRCWSGRELSGHSMLCV from the exons ATGCTGCGGGAGGGGGCCAAGGCCTGGAGCAATGTCTCGGAGGCCTACAGCAGCGAccctgaagaggaggaggaggaggacatggtATGTGAGGAAAATGAGgacggagaggaagagatgatggaCCTGAGTGAGCTGCCCACTGCCCTGTTCGCCTGCAGCGTCCACGAGGCCGTGTTCGAGGAGGACCGCCACCGG tgttggtcaggacgtgagctgagtgggcattctatgttgtgtgtctag